Part of the Geodermatophilus obscurus DSM 43160 genome is shown below.
TCCGTGACAACGACGTCCGGGGTGTCGTGCACGTCGCGGCCAAGAAGCAGGTCGAGGAGTCGGTCAACCGGCCGCTGTACTACTACCGGGAGAACGTCGAGGGCCTGCGGGTCCTCCTCGAGGCCGCCACCGACGCCGGGGTCGGCTCCTTCATCTTCTCGTCCAGCGCCGCCGTCTACGGCTCACCGGACGTCGACGTGGTGGACGAGGACACCCCGTGCCTGCCGGTGAACCCCTACGGGACGACGAAGTACGTGGGCGAGCGCATGGTGGAGGAGGTCTCCGCCGCCACCGGCCTGCGGTACGTCAACCTGCGCTACTTCAACGTCGCGGGGGCCGGCACGCCCGAGCTCACCGACCGCGGGGTCTCCAACCTCGTCCCGATGGTCTTCCAGCGCCTCGCGCAGCGGCAGGCGCCGCGCATCTTCGGCGACGACTACGCCACGCCCGACGGCACCTGCATCCGCGACTTCATCCACGTCGCCGACGTCGCCTCCGCGCACGTGGCCGCCGCCCAGGCGCTCGCCGACGGGCGCGTGGAGAGACTCACGGCGAACATCGGCCGCGGCGAGGGTGTCTCGGTGCAGGAGATGATCGCGACGATCCGCCGGGTCAGCGGCACCGCCGGCGAGGACTGGTCGCAGCCCGTCGTCGAGCCGCGGCGCGCCGGCGACCCAGCCCGCGTGGTCGCCTCCGCCGACCGCATCCGCGACGCCCTGGGCTGGAAGGCCCGCTACGGCGTCGAGGAGATGGTGGCCTCCGCCTGGGCCGGCTGGACGGCGCGTACCGCCGGCTGACCCACCCGGCGCGGGAGACCGCCCATCCCGCACGCACCCGACGCAGGCGTGCGGGACCGCCGTCCGGCCGGCGATCCCCGGGACCTCACACCCGGCCGCCCTCCCGCGGCGTCGCGTCAGCCCGGCCGACTGCCTCGGCCTCGGCCGCGTCGTGCGCCAGCGCCCCCGGCGGCGCGAGGGCCACCGAGCGGGACCTCCCGCGCAGCAGCTTGTTGCACGGCCGCTCGACTCCCAGGTGGAGCAGCACGGCCAGCGCGCAGGCGATGGCCGCGATGAGCAGGGCGATCACCCACTGCGGGCCGACCTCCCACAGGTACGGCGCCAGGTTGACGATCACCAGCTCGTGCACCAGGTACAGCGCGAACGACGCCTCGCCGGCGAAGACGAGCGCCCGGCTGCGCAGCCAGCCAGTCCTGCCGTCCAGGTCGCGCGCTGCCGCGGACAGCAGCACCAGCAGGAACGGCAGCGGCATGACCACGTTGGGCAGCGGGAAGGGCGTCCGGTAGGAGATCGCCAGGCCGACGACCACGGCGACGGCCGCGACCAGCGGGTGCACGCGGGGCCGCCAGCCCCCGCGGAGCGCCAGGCCGGCGACCACGCCCAGCAGGAACTCGCTGAACCGGAGTGCCGGCAGGTGCTCGCCGAGCGCCGCGTCCTGCACGCCGACGTACCCGGCGACGACGAGCGCCGTCAGGGGCAGCGCCCACTGCACCACCCCGGGCACCCGGCGCAGCGCCCACACCGTCAGCGGGAACATCGCGTAGAAGAACAGCTCGCAGCTCAGCGACCACGCCACACCGTTCATCCCGAAGACGACCTCCGGGTCGGTCCACCAGCTCTGCACGAGCAGGAGGTTGGGGACGGCGGCCTCCCAGCTCCGCGCCACGGGGACCACGGGCACCAGCGCCGCGACCCCGACCATCACCGCGTGACTGGGCCAGACGCGTGCGAACCGGTGCCGGTAGAAGCGCCGCGCGGGCAGCGCCGGGTCGGTGCCCCAGGCCAGCACGAAGCCCGAGAGGACGAAGAAGAAGGAGACCCCGACGAAGCCCAGCGTGGACAGCGACGCGGGCAGCGAGGCGATCCCCCACTGGTCGAGGTGGAACACGACGACGACCGCGGCGGCGAAGAGGCGGAGGGACGTGAGCCGCGGCAGCGCGGTTCCCCGTGACATTCGCGGCAATCTACCCACCGATCCCGGGGCGGGGCAGGCGTGGGGACCGGTGCCGGCCTGTGCGACCCTCGATCACCCGGACGGGTGGAGCGCCGCTCACCCCCGAGTGGTACACATCCCGGCGGTTTGTGGAGGAGGGCGTTCCTGCCCCATGGTGGTCCGGCTCGAACGGGCACGAGGACGCCCGACGTACAGGGGATGGGAGACGCAACGACCATGAGTGCAGCGACCACGAGCGAGGGGGTCCCCCCGCTGGTCATGCCGGGGCCGTACACGTCGGTGGCCGAACGCCTCCGCGAGGTGTCCGACCACCTCGCCGACCGGCCGGCCGTGGTGGCCGCGGACGGCGACCTCACCTACCGAGAGCTCCAGCAGCACGTGGACGCCGTCGTCCGGGCGCTGGCCGCACTCCCGGTGGTGGACGGCGACGGCACTCGCCAGCCGATCGGTCTCCTCGCGGAGCAGGGGTCGGCCAGCGTGGTCGCGATGCTCGGGATCATGGCCGCCGGGCACCCGTGCGTGCTGCTCGACGTCCTGCTGCCGCCGGCCCGCCTCGGGGTCGTCACCGAGCGGGCGGGGGTGACCGTCGTCCTCGCCGACGACGAGCGCCGGGACGTCGCGGCCGGCCTGCCCGGCGTCGGGACCGTCGCGGACCTCGTCCCGTCCGACGACGCCACCAGTGACATCCCTGCGCCCGCGATCACCCTCGACGACCCGGCGTCGCTGGTCTTCACCTCCGGCAGCACCGGGCTGCCCAAGGGCGTCGTGTGGACCCAGCGCACCTCGCTCGCGATCGGCCACACCAGCCGGGTGACCCTGCGCGCCACGCCGGAGGACCGCATGGCCCTCGTCGTGCCGCAGGCGTTCGCCGTCGGCCAGCTGATGATCCTCGCGGCGCTGCTGAACGGCGCGACGCTCTGCGTCCGCGACCCCCGCATCCACGGCATCCGCGACCTCGCCGAGTGGCTGGACGCCACGCGCGTGACCATCCTGTCCTGCACGCCGTCCCTGCTGCGCGCCATCCACGGCGCGCTGCCCGAGGGACACGTCCTCGAGACGGTCCGCATGGTCACCACGGCCGGCGAGAAGGTCTACGGCAACGACGTCACCGACTTCCGCACCCACCTGCGCCTTGGCGCCAGCTTCCTCAACTGGATGGGTTCCTCCGAGACCGAGGCGCTCACCGGCTTCGAGATCCGGCCGGAGGACCCGGTGCCCGACGGCGCCGTCCCCATCGGGCGCGCCGTCCCGCTCCGCGACCTCGCCATCCTGGGCCCCGACGAGGAGCCCGTGCCCGCGGGGGAGGTCGGCGTCCTGTACGCGACGTCGGCCTACTTCTCGGCCGGCTACTGGCGCGACCCGGCCGCGACGGCGGTCCGCTTCCGCGCGGAGCCCGACGGCCGCACCCGGTACTGCACCGGGGACCGCGCCCGGATGAGCGCCGACGGGCTGGTCGAGATCCTCGGCCGGGCCGACGACTCGGTCAAGATCCGCGGCTACCTGGTCGAGCCGGGCGAGGTCGAGGTCGCACTGCGCGCACTGCCGGCGGTGGTCGACGCCGTGGTCCGCGGCGTGGGCGTCGACGACGAGACCCGCCTGGTCGCCTGGGTCGTGCCCGACCCGCACCGGCCGCGGCCGACCGAGGCCGCGCTGCGCAGCGACGTCGGCCGGGCCCTGCCGGACTGGATGGTGCCGCGCGACGTCGTGTTCCTGCCCGAGCTCCCGCGCAACGAGCGCGGCAAGGTCGACGTCGGGGCGCTGCCCCCGCCGCCGGAGCGGCGCGAGACCGCCGCGCCGGAGACCGAGACCGAGGTCGCCCTCGCGGGGATCTGGGAGCCGATCCTCAAGACCGAGGGCATCGGCCGGGAGGACAGCTTCACCGCCCTCGGCGGGGAGTCCCTGGCGATCGAGGAGATGCTGGCCGCCGTCGAGCAGCAGTACCGGCTGCGGCTGGCCGCCGACGACCTCATCGACCACCCGACGCTGGCCGAGTTCGCGGCGTTCGTCGACAGCCGGCGCTCCAGCGGCCTCGCCGGTCGACTGGCGGCGGTCACCCCGCGCCTGGAGGCGGCCGGCAAGGCCGTGGGCGGGTTGCTGAGGGGTCGCAACCGCCGGTCCTGAGCCGGACGACGACCGAGGACCGGCGGCCTGCACGGCCGCCGGTCCTCGGTCGTTCCCAGGGTGGCTGCGGGCGGCGGGCGCCCTTCGACGTCACGAGGGCCGCGACGTGGCCACGAGGCCCCTCCGGAGGGCTCCCGTGGCCACGTCGGCCGGACAGCGCCTGCGCAGGCGGTCTAGCGGGTGCCGGCCGCCACGCGCTGCGGCGTCCGACGCCGGCTGCGCAGGTAGGCGATCGGGCCGTAGAGGACGCCGAGCAGCTCCAGCAGCGTCAGCACGGTCGGGAACTCCGCCGACTTCCCGCTGTTCTTCGCCGACCCCGGCCGGGCCACGTGCAGCACGCCGCGCGGAATCCGCCGGAGCACCTCGACGGCGACCGCGCGGTCCTCGAGCAGCCACTTGGTGACCGTCGCCGAGAGCCCGACGCCGTACCGGTACATCTGCTTCCGCAGCGCCTCCATGGAGCGGCGGTGGTAGTGCCACATCAGCGCGGCGGGCTCGTAGACGACGGTGTGCCCGGCGGTGATCGCCCGGCGGAGGACGTCGAGGTCCTCACCGCCGTGGGCCACCGTGCCGGCGCCGAGGTCGAGGGGGAACGCGCCCATCTCGCGCAGCGCCTCCCGGCGGAACGCCATGTTGGCGCCGGAACCGAACTGGCCCGAGTCGTACGGGTAGAGCGGGGTGTCCCGGCGGTGGGTGGTCAGGTTGAAGACCTGCCGCTGGAAACCCTTGTGGAAGCCGCCGTACTCCTCGAGGAAGACCTGCGCCTGGGTCTCCTGCTCGGCGGGCAGGATCGCGCCGGTCACGCAGGCCACGCCCTCGGTCGCGTCGAACGCGGCGACCAGCCGCTCCAACCAGCGGTGGTCGACCAGCACGTCGTCGTCGGTGAACACCACGATCTCGCCGCGCGCGGCCTCGAGGCCGGCGTTGCGGGCGAAGGAGAGGCCCTGACGCGGCTCGTGCACCCAGCGCACCCGCTCGTCGTCGCCGAACGCGGCCTCCACCGCCGTGCGCAGGGGCTCGCCGTTCGCGTCGTTGTCGACGACGACGACCTCCAGCGGCTCCCAGGAGCTGGTGAGGATCCGCCGCACGCAGGCGATGGTCGGCTCGACGTTGCGCAGACTGGCGATGGTCACGGTCACCAGCGGCCGGTGGGTGGGCAGCCCGGCCGTCGAGGGGGCGTCGGGGCGCGCGGCGAGCAGGTCCTCGGCCGACGTGGGCGCCGGGACGCCGATCCGTTCCGCGACCGCGAGGACCTCGGCGCGCGAGGACGCCCAGACGGCGTCGGCGGCGGCCGCCGCCACCTCGGCGTCCGGCGCGGTGACCTCGACGACGTCGACCTGCTCGCCGAGCCACCGGACCAGCACCCGGGCGTCCGGGTGCTCCGGGCGCCGATCGGGGTCGGGGTACTCGACCGCGCCGGTCCCCAGGTCGACGGCGAGGACGCGGCGCGGCCGGAAGGCCCGTGGCCCGGCCGGCCCGCCCGCCGGGGACGGCGCCTCCCGCAGGGGCGTGGGGCCGGCCGGTGCCGGCTGCTCGATGACGCGTTCGGGGTTCATCTTCTCCTGCTGACTGGTCTGCGGGACCGGTCGGGTGCCCGCGGCTCAGGGGCCGCAGGGGAGGCGGCCCACGGGGACGGGCGGGTCAGAAGGCCATCGTGGCGAGACGGATGCCGGTCGCCGCCAGGCTCGCGACCACGAGCACGGCGAGCACCAGCAGCCACACGCGGCGGGACCGCCGCGAGCGGCGGCCGCCGGGAACCGCTCCGCCGTCCGTCGCGGCGCGCTCGTCACGCACCTCGATGGCGAGCGCGAGCACCACGGTGAGGCCGATGAGGACCATCCCCAGCCAGCCGGTCAGTGCGTCGACCACGGTCAGCCTCCCTGCGGGACGAGGCGGAGCACCCGGGCGTCCGTCCCGCTGTAGATGGGTTCGTACAGGCCGCTGCGGACGAGGTCCTCGGCGAGGGCCGTGCTGGCGCCCGGGGGGCCACCGGCGGCCAGCTCGCGCTGGGCGTCCTGGGTGCGTCCGACCACGATGAAGTCCGGCTGGCGGTCCAGCGCGCAGTCCAGCGCCGGCATCCCGCAGAACTCCTCGTCCATGACCAGCGGCTCGTAGTCACCGACCCGGTCGGCACCGTAGGCGCCGGCGGTGGCGACGAGGCCGACGGTGTCGCCGGCGTCCAGCTCCTCCCACAGCACCCGCGCGGCGGCGACGTCGTCGGCGGTCACCCGCTCGAACGCGACGTTCACCCCGCGGGCCGCCGTGCCCAGCAGCGCCCAGACCGTGAGCACCACGGCCAGGGCGACGCCCCCGGTGACCGCCTGCCGCGCCGTCAGACGGGCCAGCGCGAGTGCGGCCAGCGGCGCGAGCAGCGGCGCGGCGAACAGGAAGGTGCGGAGCATGACCTCGCCGCCGTAGCTCTGCATGGCCACCAGGGCACCGGAGCCGGCCAGCAGCAGGCCGACGAGCAGCGCCTCGGGACGGCGGCGGATCGCCCACAGCCCGACCAGCGCCAGGACGCCGTAGAGCAGCGACCAGCCGATCCGCAGGTTCTGCATCAGCTGGTAGGTCTCGTCGCCGGCCTCGACGCGGGAGGAGAGGGCGCTGTCCAGGTTGCCGAACAGCTGGCCGACGTCGCCGAGGACCGTGTCGAGGTGGCCCACCCAGTAGCCGCTGGCCGCGTAGGAGAACCAGCCGACGAACAGCAGCGAGGCGACCAGCCACAGCAGGCGGTGCCGCGTCCAGCCGGTGAGCGCGAAGACGAACGCGGTGACGACCAGGCTGATCGGCGTCAGCTGGTGGCCGACGACGAGTGCTGCGGAGAGGTACACCAGCGCGGCGAGGCGGGCCAGCGACTGGCCGGACGTCGTCCCGGCGGGCAGGCCGGGGCGGCGGCGCCAGACCTGCGCGGCCTTGGCGGACAGGGA
Proteins encoded:
- the galE gene encoding UDP-glucose 4-epimerase GalE; this encodes MTWLVTGGAGYIGAHIISAMREGGQDVVVLDDLSSGDLARIPGTHVVQGSVLDAERVARTLRDNDVRGVVHVAAKKQVEESVNRPLYYYRENVEGLRVLLEAATDAGVGSFIFSSSAAVYGSPDVDVVDEDTPCLPVNPYGTTKYVGERMVEEVSAATGLRYVNLRYFNVAGAGTPELTDRGVSNLVPMVFQRLAQRQAPRIFGDDYATPDGTCIRDFIHVADVASAHVAAAQALADGRVERLTANIGRGEGVSVQEMIATIRRVSGTAGEDWSQPVVEPRRAGDPARVVASADRIRDALGWKARYGVEEMVASAWAGWTARTAG
- a CDS encoding acyltransferase family protein gives rise to the protein MSRGTALPRLTSLRLFAAAVVVVFHLDQWGIASLPASLSTLGFVGVSFFFVLSGFVLAWGTDPALPARRFYRHRFARVWPSHAVMVGVAALVPVVPVARSWEAAVPNLLLVQSWWTDPEVVFGMNGVAWSLSCELFFYAMFPLTVWALRRVPGVVQWALPLTALVVAGYVGVQDAALGEHLPALRFSEFLLGVVAGLALRGGWRPRVHPLVAAVAVVVGLAISYRTPFPLPNVVMPLPFLLVLLSAAARDLDGRTGWLRSRALVFAGEASFALYLVHELVIVNLAPYLWEVGPQWVIALLIAAIACALAVLLHLGVERPCNKLLRGRSRSVALAPPGALAHDAAEAEAVGRADATPREGGRV
- a CDS encoding non-ribosomal peptide synthetase, giving the protein MSAATTSEGVPPLVMPGPYTSVAERLREVSDHLADRPAVVAADGDLTYRELQQHVDAVVRALAALPVVDGDGTRQPIGLLAEQGSASVVAMLGIMAAGHPCVLLDVLLPPARLGVVTERAGVTVVLADDERRDVAAGLPGVGTVADLVPSDDATSDIPAPAITLDDPASLVFTSGSTGLPKGVVWTQRTSLAIGHTSRVTLRATPEDRMALVVPQAFAVGQLMILAALLNGATLCVRDPRIHGIRDLAEWLDATRVTILSCTPSLLRAIHGALPEGHVLETVRMVTTAGEKVYGNDVTDFRTHLRLGASFLNWMGSSETEALTGFEIRPEDPVPDGAVPIGRAVPLRDLAILGPDEEPVPAGEVGVLYATSAYFSAGYWRDPAATAVRFRAEPDGRTRYCTGDRARMSADGLVEILGRADDSVKIRGYLVEPGEVEVALRALPAVVDAVVRGVGVDDETRLVAWVVPDPHRPRPTEAALRSDVGRALPDWMVPRDVVFLPELPRNERGKVDVGALPPPPERRETAAPETETEVALAGIWEPILKTEGIGREDSFTALGGESLAIEEMLAAVEQQYRLRLAADDLIDHPTLAEFAAFVDSRRSSGLAGRLAAVTPRLEAAGKAVGGLLRGRNRRS
- a CDS encoding glycosyltransferase, with the translated sequence MNPERVIEQPAPAGPTPLREAPSPAGGPAGPRAFRPRRVLAVDLGTGAVEYPDPDRRPEHPDARVLVRWLGEQVDVVEVTAPDAEVAAAAADAVWASSRAEVLAVAERIGVPAPTSAEDLLAARPDAPSTAGLPTHRPLVTVTIASLRNVEPTIACVRRILTSSWEPLEVVVVDNDANGEPLRTAVEAAFGDDERVRWVHEPRQGLSFARNAGLEAARGEIVVFTDDDVLVDHRWLERLVAAFDATEGVACVTGAILPAEQETQAQVFLEEYGGFHKGFQRQVFNLTTHRRDTPLYPYDSGQFGSGANMAFRREALREMGAFPLDLGAGTVAHGGEDLDVLRRAITAGHTVVYEPAALMWHYHRRSMEALRKQMYRYGVGLSATVTKWLLEDRAVAVEVLRRIPRGVLHVARPGSAKNSGKSAEFPTVLTLLELLGVLYGPIAYLRSRRRTPQRVAAGTR